A genomic segment from Aegilops tauschii subsp. strangulata cultivar AL8/78 chromosome 1, Aet v6.0, whole genome shotgun sequence encodes:
- the LOC109783225 gene encoding expansin-B6 has product MAGLLSVKAFALAAVLAAAYVSCAAAEQPGAADLNASAVSYSSAWLPARATWYGAPNGAGPDDNGGACGFKHVNQYPFSSMTSCGNQPLFKDGKGCGSCYQIRCSGDKSCSGKIETVMITDMNYYPVAQYHFDLSGTAFGALAKSGLNEKLRHSGIIDIQFRRVPCNFPGLKINFHVVDGSNAVYLAVLIEYEDMDGDVIQVDMKEANSGSWTPMRESWGSIWRMDSNHRLQGPFSMRITSDSGKKLVANNVIPANWRPNTDYRSFVQFS; this is encoded by the exons ATGGCTGGGCTACTCTCGGTCAAGGCCTTCGCGCTCGCCGCCGTGCTTGCTGCCGCGTATGTCTCTTGCGCCGCCGCTGAGCAGCCGGGGGCGGCGGACCTCAACGCCTCCGCCGTTTCTTACAGCTCCGCGTGGCTTCCGGCCAGAGCGACCTGGTACGGAGCGCCCAACGGCGCCGGGCCCGACGACAACG GCGGCGCGTGCGGCTTCAAGCACGTGAACCAGTACCCCTTCTCCTCCATGACCTCCTGCGGCAACCAGCCCCTGTTCAAGGACGGCAAGGGCTGCGGCTCCTGCTACCAG ATACGGTGCAGCGGCGACAAATCCTGCTCCGGCAAAATCGAGACGGtgatgatcacggacatgaactACTACCCGGTGGCGCAGTACCACTTCGACCTGAGCGGCACGGCCTTCGGCGCGCTGGCCAAGTCGGGGCTCAACGAGAAGCTCCGCCACTCGGGCATCATCGACATCCAGTTCCGGAGGGTGCCCTGCAACTTCCCGGGCCTCAAGATCAACTTCCACGTGGTGGACGGCTCCAACGCGGTGTACCTGGCGGTGCTGATCGAGTACGAGGACATGGACGGCGACGTGATCCAGGTGGACATGAAGGAGGCCAACTCCGGGTCGTGGACGCCGATGCGCGAGTCCTGGGGCTCCATCTGGCGGATGGACTCCAACCACCGCCTCCAGGGGCCCTTCTCCATGCGCATCACCAGCGACTCCGGCAAGAAGCTGGTGGCCAACAATGTCATCCCGGCCAACTGGAGGCCCAACACCGACTACCGCTCCTTCGTCCAGTTCAGCTGA